The DNA sequence AAACATGTCAGAAATACCAAGAACTAACCTTGTCTTAAGCTAGTGTTGCACGTATTTTCTATTTATGCATATCTATCTTAGAAACACATAAAGACAACAATAATAACATTGACCATTATTATCAAACAGCAAATTAATCATGACAACTAACCTTGTCATCGGTTAGTCTTACAACTGATTCCTcgtcttcttcatcatcttcactACCCCCTTTTAAGAAACTGGTGTTCCGTTGAAGACATCTTCATTTATTGTGGCCAATCTTCTTGTAGTTGGTACATCTCCTCTTTTTTCCCTTTTGTCCTCTTGAGCGGGGGGCTCCTTTAGTTTTTACAACGATAGGATCTCTAACATGTTGTTCAACATGTGTCTTTTTTCCCCTAGTGGCTTGTCCCAACAGCTCCTCAAGTTGGCTACAAAGATTGCGAATTCCATCCATGGCAGATTTGAAAACTGAATGATTTTTCGATCCAAGATACAACATCCATTGCAATGCAGCGTGGAGTGCCCCATGGCATAATAGAAAACCTCTCTCACTTAAGCTCTTGTTACTTCTTTCTTCGTACTCATCAATAGCCTTGGCATCTCTCCTCCATGGCTTCAAAATCAAACGGCTTGGAAtatccttcaaattctcatgcTTCATTACGAAAAACATGTGCTTACACGAAAATCCTTCCTTCTCCCAAAATCGACATCGACATTCAAATTTTAATGAGTTATTGTCAAATAAGGTCACTACGTTCTGACCAGGATGACCATATTCTTTGGTAGTGTAGACCATTGTCGTTGAAACCCTCCTTTTGCTCACAAAATTAAGGCCTTCTACACCATCAATCTCTCTCTTAACTTGCATAAATATTGCTCTAGTGTAGACAGCCGCAACACACTTCTCAATAGGATCTAGACATGTTGTGAGGAATGGAGTACTGTACATTGAAGTGTACTGTGCAACCAACTCATTGTTACGGTATTCACGGACTACCAACTCCGGATTTTGCACAAGGTCCACAATACTGTATCTCGAGGTTAGGAATTTCTTGACATGAGAATTTATCCCCTCACACCTAGATGTGGTTCGGTATCCAGCACAAAACTTTCCGCGTAGGTATGCACTTTCCCACATGTGCCTCTTCTTATACATCTACGTTGCCCAACATTTTTTGTGCAAACCATACTCGTCAGCAGCTT is a window from the Arachis hypogaea cultivar Tifrunner chromosome 17, arahy.Tifrunner.gnm2.J5K5, whole genome shotgun sequence genome containing:
- the LOC112763364 gene encoding protein FAR1-RELATED SEQUENCE 9-like, whose protein sequence is MYKKRHMWESAYLRGKFCAGYRTTSRCEGINSHVKKFLTSRYSIVDLVQNPELVVREYRNNELVAQYTSMYSTPFLTTCLDPIEKCVAAVYTRAIFMQVKREIDGVEGLNFVSKRRVSTTMVYTTKEYGHPGQNVVTLFDNNSLKFECRCRFWEKEGFSCKHMFFVMKHENLKDIPSRLILKPWRRDAKAIDEYEERSNKSLSERGFLLCHGALHAALQWMLYLGSKNHSVFKSAMDGIRNLCSQLEELLGQATRGKKTHVEQHVRDPIVVLTGKGHLRRSKRRAVAQVKQDNVNPNEIVAAVSTEPIIGTAQSENVISWPDVGSSHYHALVLELLQSLKKGT